A segment of the Zingiber officinale cultivar Zhangliang chromosome 8B, Zo_v1.1, whole genome shotgun sequence genome:
GACATGATTGTACTAACATCATTAACATGTATGCATGACATTGTCTACAATTTATACTTTGATGGTATTAATTGCTTTTTTACCTTTATCATCTTCCAATCACTCTTTCTATTGTTTGATGGCTTGCCCTTCTCTCAATCTACTATAATAGCTAACTTTGCTACGTCAACATATCTAATATTCACATTTGCTACAAGTAAAAACTTAACTCACATGGAATCCCTAAATTGAGAACCCCTTGATGCTTACTGAGGATCTTATGCACTAACTATTTCACCTACTACGAAGCCCTTGGGTATCACTCCAAAATCTAACAACTTGTACttataatcccacttgttgggatcatAAGTGCCTCTAATACTACGAAAAGAGGTTGAATACCACTCTAGCATCAATTATGAGAATCTGTTGTGCCAAATTACACTCTTATAGATCAAATCTGAAACCTCTTGAATGGTATAACCTCCACCATAGGTTTAGTCAGGGAATTGTCTTAATAGAATAGCAAAACAcctaagaagaactaaagaaatTTAACATGATTCAGTTATTGAGAGAATataatataagaaaaaaatataatgtaCAGCAGATATATCAATGTTGACACCTTGTACATTGATAGAGAAACATTGATGCCCAAGCAAAATTATTTCTCTCTCAGTCAACCCTGTACACCTCTCTCCACATTAATAGAGAAATAATGGAAAATTGTACCTCTAGTGAAACAACCTGAAACCTCATCCCGTTATAGCTTCAAAACAAGTCGTGCAAAACCCTCAATAAATACAAAAACTAACTTCGTAGTCGTGCATCTCAAAATATGTTCAACTAGCAATAAGTAAAACAAATTTTTGTTTGAACATCATAATCAATAGTGTAAATAAATACCTAAAGACCTGATTGTGCACCCATCCACATTAAGGAATCTATGACATCTCAACAATTATATCGACTCCGAAAAGAAAACTCAATAGCCCAATGCGGAgaataacataaactaaaaaagaaaaataaaaaaaagacaaGGTCATCGAGTGTGCACTGCCTAGTACAAGCTAGCTCATCCATCAAGACCCTCTGTCTCCTCATTATATACACCATATGGATCTAGTGAGTCAAAAGACTCAGCAAGTTCAAACATTTTATAGCAAAAAAATGAACATACATTCACAAGcttttcaacatatatatttttaagaaaataccttgaacatttaaaatttaaaccttgCTGACATTTAACTCCATGGATCTTCAAACTTTAATAAAATAACATCAGACATTAACTTTCAACATCAAAATATTTAAGTGAGTTTATATCATTGAATATGTCTCCTTTTTCCTCAACCTCTGTTTGTTTGACCAAACTTTTATCCTAGTACTAGGTTGGTAAGGTTCACCAGACCCTCCTTAAGCTAGATTCCCAAACTTCTTTTATTTTGGTAAGATTCATCGGACCCTTCTTAAGCTGGATTCCCAAACCTCTTTTGTTTTGGTAAGGTTCACCGGAGCCTTCTTAAACCGAATTCCCAAACCTTTTTTATTTTGGTAAGATTCATCGGATCTTTCTTAAGCCGGATTCCTCTACCCGTCACGTTGTTACATATAGTTCACATTATTAAAACAAGACATTATTACTTTTCATGGATAGAAAGACattgctaaataaaaaaaaatgatttacttgcatgctaaaacaaacaACCAACTTGCGTGCATCAACATCCTACTAACAATTATGATAATAGCGTTCGAGGTGCTAATAGatggaaagtaaataaaaatagaaatgtcGTGATAAGGATCCTGTCCCCCTGCCCTCCCATCCCCTTCCACGTCTCTAAGGCAGCGACAATTCCTAACTATTTTCAGCAATGAACTTAAATCCAAAGGCCGACAAATCTGCGACAAAACTTCACCCCCACACCTCTAAGGCGACAGCAACTTCACAGAAATTCCAGCAATAAATTTTCAAACCAAACGTCAATAAATCTGCATCAAGAATCTCACCTCCACACCTCTATGGCGGCAACAATTTCACATAAATTCCAGCCACAAATTTTCAAACCAAACGTCGACAAATCTGCATCAAAAACCTCACCTCCACACCTCTAAGGTGGCAAcaatttcataaaaatttcagCTGCGAATTTTCAAATCATACATCGACAAATCTGCATCAAAAACCTCACCCCCACACCTCTAAGGTGACAGCAATTTCACAAAAATTCCAGCCACGAATTTTCAAACATTGACAAATCTATATAAAAAACCTCACCCCACACCCCTAAGGTGGTAACAATTTCATAGAAATTCCAGGCACAAATTTTCAAACCAAACATTGACAAATCTGCATCAAAAACTTCACCCCCACACCTTTAAGGTGATAGCAATTTCACAGAAATTTCAGCCACGAATTTTCAAACTAACGATTGACAAATCTTTATCAAAAACCTCACTCCAACCCTCTAAGgtagcagcaacttcacgaaaatTCCAACATCAAAATTTCCAAGTAAAAAGGTTTTAGAACTTCATCAAAACATTGTAGCGATTGAAACATATTCGTTATCCATAAAACAtgcatcaaacatcaaaacattcATATTATGATCCATATAGTGTAGAAACAAATGTTAGAAATCTTGTCTTGGTGTTTTGCGTATAGAAAATAACCTGTGAGACGTAGGGAAAAAAAATGACCTTAAGTGTTCCGACGAGATTCTTCCGCTATCTCCTCCAAAGTTGCTAGGATTCGGATGGGGGTGTGGGGAGGCTGACGGCTTCAAGGTGAGGGGAAAGGgaaaaatccaaaaaaagaaAAGCCAAGGCATGTATTTAAAAGGGTGAGCTAGGTCGGGTTGCTAACCAATTGGGCCGGGTTCGTTAACATATTAAACCTTTTAGGATCAATCCGTAACACAAATCTTGATTTATTTAAGTGCTAGTGCTCTACTTCTCGTGTATCAAAAGCACTTCTCAAGATGAAAAATTTCTCTTTCTACAAGCAATATAGTCTCCCTAGTATTCAAACGAACCCCACAATATCTTCTAGATTTTAAATTGCTCCTTTGATAAGAAAATTGGCATCCCTAGCCATCACCATACAAAAAATCATGTTGAAAGCCACTGGGAAAAACTCTAAGATAAAGTTTTCTTGTCACCTGGGTTATAGTTGAGCCTAATTGACCCAATATGTACTTTAACCCATCACTCTCCTTTCATATTGCTAGTTTTCTGCAAAATCTGTTAGGATGAATTAAGTACCTCAAGCTTAATTCCCACTTAGTCTTTTAATGCATATCGACAAGTTATTGTAGTCATAATGGTTCTTAACATCTTAATCTTAACATGATTTATTTTGCTACTCATTCCACAATGCATATTTAGCTTGTAAAAGAGGAATAAACAAAAGAAAGCATAAGATGCGTCGCTGGCTATGCTGCTCTAGTCGCTTTTCTGGTTCGTTCCATGGTTATGACAAGGATCTCTTGCCAACTGAAACAGATGACATGTATGGTATGTTCTTTAACCTGTTGAAATGATTCACATAACTCATTTTTATTTGAAGTAAACTAGATTTTTCTTTAGTCATGAAGCTCTAAACTTTACTTGTTTTTACTATTGTGGTCATACTGGGTTACACTAAGTCTAACTAGATATTGGCAAGTTGATCTTAATAAAATATAGAAACTTGACCATATGCATTATGAGAAGAGTGTACAAAACATGTTTTATCACATGAAATGAAACAATATAACTTGTGATGAGCATATGGAATTATTAGCATAGTTTAAATGTGATTACCTTTTCAAGGATAAGTTATTGTTCCCTAAAACTTTCCATAATTTGCATTTAAATTGTGAAGTTCATAGGTGGGAGAACCTTCACGGTTATAAGATACATGAAGTTTCTCCTAAATGTCATAAATTTGATTTAGCCTCTATGTTTAATGTGAATTGCAAAGAGGCCGAAGTACATGCTTTCATTTTCTGTTGCTTAATTTCACCCCTTTTTTTATAAGCACTTTTTGATGCCATAATTTTTATCATGGATACCAAAACCACAATATCAAATGTTTTGTTGCCTGTTGTATATTCACCAATAAGGATATAGAGATGCATCAAACTGTTTGTATACCCTTAATGATTATATTAGAGATGTAAGGAGGATAGTGACCATAACTTGTTATAAGCACTACTTTATATAGCTTTTGGAGCATTCATATCCAAAATCTAGCTAGCCATTGCTTCCATTTGatattttctaatttgatttgataattACTTACATTTGTGTGCAACTCATTTTAACTCTTCTGTGTCCTGTGTTTTTTCTATTAGATCAGCTGATGATTTCCTCTTTTCTTATTCAGGAATGCCAACAAGTTCAGAATACTCTGCCGTTCCCAAAAGTGATCCCCTAGAGCCACCACCTCCAATTGAAGCTTCTGTATTCACATTGGAAGAATTAAAGGAGAAGACTTATAATTTTAATTCAGAGGCTTTGATAGGTCAAGGATCATATGGAAGAGTGTATTTTGCAGCTTTGGATGATGGAACGCAAGTAGCCTTAAAGAAACTTGATTCTACGGCAGAGTCCAAGACCAATACTCATTTTCTGTTTCAGGTGTGCATGCTAATACTGATAAGAATGCTTTTACCCGCATCTGTTTttgcagatggtggactttgcaGGTTGGCAAGCAAgtctaatttttatatatattgctGTTTTGTCACTTGGGCTTAGGCAATTACTCCattttctttctaaaaaaaattaggtaTCTATGGCTTCAAGGTTGAAGCATGAAAACTTTGTGGAATTGCTGGGTTATTGTGTTGAAGGAAATTTCCGCTTGCTGGCCTATGAATTTGCAGCAATGGGTACTTTGCATGATATCTTGCATGGTATGCCAAACATTTTGCATCTTTTTTCATGACATTTTACATGGTATGGCATACATATtgcctttttctttttaaaaataatatttctgaTTTTATTGGGAATTTTTATATGTCCATTGAACTTCAAGGAACAAAGATTTCAATCTTTTTTGATTTATAGGTAGAAAGGGACTGGAAGATGCACACCCTGCTCCACCACTTGACTGGATGCAGCGCGTGAGGATAGCAATTGATGCTGCAAAAGGGCTGGAGTATCTTCATGAGAAGGTTCAACCTTCTATAATACATCGGGACATTAGATCAAGCAATGTACTTTTGTTTGAGGACTTTAAAGCCAAAATTGCAGATTTTAACCTCTTAAATCAGTCACCTGATATGGCTTCTCGTCTCCATTCAACACGCGTCCTTGGGACTTTTGGTTATTATGCCCCAGAGTAATTGCACAACTCAGAGCCTCTT
Coding sequences within it:
- the LOC122016905 gene encoding PTI1-like tyrosine-protein kinase 3 isoform X2, which translates into the protein MASRLKHENFVELLGYCVEGNFRLLAYEFAAMGTLHDILHGRKGLEDAHPAPPLDWMQRVRIAIDAAKGLEYLHEKVQPSIIHRDIRSSNVLLFEDFKAKIADFNLLNQSPDMASRLHSTRVLGTFGYYAPEYAMTGQLTQKSDVYSFGVVLLELLTGRKPVDHTMPRGQQSLVTWATPRLSEEKVLECVDPRLKGEYPPKAAAKLAAVAALCVQYEADFRPNMSIVAKALSALGNKTAPRPSAIAQTPNS
- the LOC122016905 gene encoding PTI1-like tyrosine-protein kinase 3 isoform X1 encodes the protein MRRWLCCSSRFSGSFHGYDKDLLPTETDDMYGMPTSSEYSAVPKSDPLEPPPPIEASVFTLEELKEKTYNFNSEALIGQGSYGRVYFAALDDGTQVALKKLDSTAESKTNTHFLFQVSMASRLKHENFVELLGYCVEGNFRLLAYEFAAMGTLHDILHGRKGLEDAHPAPPLDWMQRVRIAIDAAKGLEYLHEKVQPSIIHRDIRSSNVLLFEDFKAKIADFNLLNQSPDMASRLHSTRVLGTFGYYAPEYAMTGQLTQKSDVYSFGVVLLELLTGRKPVDHTMPRGQQSLVTWATPRLSEEKVLECVDPRLKGEYPPKAAAKLAAVAALCVQYEADFRPNMSIVAKALSALGNKTAPRPSAIAQTPNS